A stretch of Episyrphus balteatus chromosome 2, idEpiBalt1.1, whole genome shotgun sequence DNA encodes these proteins:
- the LOC129908742 gene encoding neuroglian-like isoform X2 has product MKNTKMKAVECMVLVFLTSFLAITNALDDSSNEAPKILEGPVHIMVTEGSLVILKCRTSGTPKPKIEWEKDDTKLKGMRFETLPSGDLKIETAYFFDNGVFTCKAENEHGIAKESARLIIKQKTRVFVNSHLKEIGVGQTAILDCNVMFDDTLSVEIEWLKDNKSIAYDIENKYIKGNDNSLSILKTVGSDSGEYTCVARTDIDEGKATTTLVVEDVPNAPILKEINCNGLKAEISWMPQGDNRSPILFYSIEYNTSFTPEKWDVAVDKVRSSYTKHTYFMNPWGVYSFRVLAHNKLGQSHPSENSATCTTQPDVPYKNPTNVKAEGTDPTNMVISWTPMPEIEHNGPQLHYRVSWKKDTADSEWESKDIFDWKENKVIVNDQPMFQKYLVKVLAINQLGESKIPAKEVIGFSGEGRPLLAPSNFKMMKLTSSTEALLKWDPVSSESLQGHFKGYKLQTWTAEEGEESPREVLVDNNVNEVLFNQLKPYSKNFVRISAYNSLFDGPSTVISFDTPEGYPSNVENLESYVLSSSSILLTWDEPLNKNGRLTGYRIYYEAVRGPFAGLRIEGHHIRDPKLTSCILKNLRPGIKYRIYVTATTAMGEGQEYFIESTTLRRDRKSKEPSVPDFKWEPLTSIMVNWQPFNGQPTGTHFFTQYRIKGETEWQNTHEEDEQDFLIVGGLRRDSVYEFRVVSVDGKYQTASEIKEIKTL; this is encoded by the exons atgaAGAACACTAAAATGAAGGCAGTAGAATGTATGGTTTTAGTTTTCTTGACAAGTTTTCTGGCCATAACAAACGCTCTG gatgaTTCTAGCAATGAAGCTCCCAAGATTCTCGAAGGACCAGTACATATAATGGTGACTGAAGGATCACTAGTCATATTGAAATGTCGTACATCTGGTACTCCAAAGCCAAAAATTGAATGGGAAAAAGATGATACAAAATTGAAAGGCATGAGATTTGAAACATTGCCATCTGGTGATTTGAAAATAGAAACAGCATATTTTTTCGATAATGGAGTATTCACTTGTAAGGCAGAGAATGAACATGGAATAGCAAAGGAAAGTGCTAGACTaatcattaaacaaaaaactcgagtttttgtaaattcacatttaaaagaaattggtGTTGGACAAACAGCAATACTTGATTGCAACGTTATGTTTGATGATACTCTTTCGGTTGAAATTGAGTGGTTAAAGGATAATAAGTCTATTGCGTATGATATTGAAAATAAGTATATAAAAGGAAATGACAACTCATTATCAATATTGAAAACTGTTGGATCGGATTCGGGTGAATACACTTGTGTTGCACGTACTGATATCGACGAAGGAAAAGCCACAACAACATTGGTCGTTGAAGATGTACCAAATGCACCAATTTTAAAAGAGATAAATTGCAATGGTCTAAAAGCTGAAATAAGTTGGATGCCTCAGGGAGACAACCGTTCACCAATACTGTTTTATTCTATTGAGTACAACACTTCATTTACACCTGAGAAGTGGGATGTTGCAGTAGATAAAGTGCGTTCTTCTTACACCAAGCATACATATTTTATGAATCCATGGGGTGTTTATTCCTTCCGAGTGTTAGCTCATAATAAATTAGGTCAATCACATCCATCTGAAAACAGTGCTACTTGTACTACCCAGCCCGATGTACCTTATAAAAATCCCACAAACGTAAAAGCAGAAGGAACTGATCCAACAAATATGGTAATATCATGGACTCCAATGCCGGAGATTGAGCACAACGGCCCACAACTTCATTATAGAGTATCTTGGAAAAAAGATACAGCCGACTCCGAGTGGGAATCAAAGGATATTTTCGATTGGAAGGAAAACAAAGTTATTGTTAATGACCAACCAATGTTTCAAAAGTATCTTGTGAAAGTGTTGGCCATAAATCAACTTGGTGAATCTAAAATTCCTGCTAAAGAAGTGATTGGCTTTTCTGGTGAGGGTCGACCTTTGTTAGCTCcaagtaattttaaaatgatgaaATTAACAAGTAGTACAGAGGCATTATTAAAATGGGATCCCGTTAGTAGCGAATCACTTCAAGGACACTTTAAGGGTTACAAACTTCAAACTTGGACAGCTGAAGAGGGCGAAGAATCACCTAGAGAAGTTTTAGTTGATAATAACGTCAATGAAGTTCTTTTTAACCAATTGAAACCATATTCAAAGAATTTTGTGCGAATAAGTGCTTACAATTCACTTTTTGATGGTCCAAGTACTGTAATAAGCTTTGACACACCTGAAGGATACCCATCAAATGTTGAGAATTTGGAATCATATGTTTTAAGCTCATCGTCTATACTTCTAACATGGGATGAACCACTGAATAAAAATGGTCGATTAACTGGATACAGGATTTATTATGAAGCGGTTCGAGGCCCTTTTGCAGGTCTTAGGATAGAAGGACATCATATTAGAGATCCAAAATTGACTAgttgtattttgaaaaatttgcgtcCTGGTATAAAATACAGAATATATGTGACTGCAACAACAGCTATGGGAGAGGGACAAGA GTATTTTATTGAAAGCACAACATTAAGACGTGACCGAAAATCTAAGGAGCCATCAGTCCCAGATTTTAAATGGGAGCCTTTGACGAGCATAATGGTAAATTGGCAACCATTTAATGGTCAACCTACAGGCACACACTTCTTTACGCAATATAG AATTAAGGGTGAGACAGAATGGCAAAATACTCACGAAGAAGACGAACAAGATTTTCTAATTGTGGGAGGACTGAGGCGTGATTCTGTTTACGAGTTTCGTGTTGTTTCGGTTGATGGAAAATATCAAACAGCAAgtgaaattaaagaaataaagaCGCTTTAA
- the LOC129908742 gene encoding neuroglian-like isoform X1 has protein sequence MKNTKMKAVECMVLVFLTSFLAITNALMDDSSNEAPKILEGPVHIMVTEGSLVILKCRTSGTPKPKIEWEKDDTKLKGMRFETLPSGDLKIETAYFFDNGVFTCKAENEHGIAKESARLIIKQKTRVFVNSHLKEIGVGQTAILDCNVMFDDTLSVEIEWLKDNKSIAYDIENKYIKGNDNSLSILKTVGSDSGEYTCVARTDIDEGKATTTLVVEDVPNAPILKEINCNGLKAEISWMPQGDNRSPILFYSIEYNTSFTPEKWDVAVDKVRSSYTKHTYFMNPWGVYSFRVLAHNKLGQSHPSENSATCTTQPDVPYKNPTNVKAEGTDPTNMVISWTPMPEIEHNGPQLHYRVSWKKDTADSEWESKDIFDWKENKVIVNDQPMFQKYLVKVLAINQLGESKIPAKEVIGFSGEGRPLLAPSNFKMMKLTSSTEALLKWDPVSSESLQGHFKGYKLQTWTAEEGEESPREVLVDNNVNEVLFNQLKPYSKNFVRISAYNSLFDGPSTVISFDTPEGYPSNVENLESYVLSSSSILLTWDEPLNKNGRLTGYRIYYEAVRGPFAGLRIEGHHIRDPKLTSCILKNLRPGIKYRIYVTATTAMGEGQEYFIESTTLRRDRKSKEPSVPDFKWEPLTSIMVNWQPFNGQPTGTHFFTQYRIKGETEWQNTHEEDEQDFLIVGGLRRDSVYEFRVVSVDGKYQTASEIKEIKTL, from the exons atgaAGAACACTAAAATGAAGGCAGTAGAATGTATGGTTTTAGTTTTCTTGACAAGTTTTCTGGCCATAACAAACGCTCTGATGg atgaTTCTAGCAATGAAGCTCCCAAGATTCTCGAAGGACCAGTACATATAATGGTGACTGAAGGATCACTAGTCATATTGAAATGTCGTACATCTGGTACTCCAAAGCCAAAAATTGAATGGGAAAAAGATGATACAAAATTGAAAGGCATGAGATTTGAAACATTGCCATCTGGTGATTTGAAAATAGAAACAGCATATTTTTTCGATAATGGAGTATTCACTTGTAAGGCAGAGAATGAACATGGAATAGCAAAGGAAAGTGCTAGACTaatcattaaacaaaaaactcgagtttttgtaaattcacatttaaaagaaattggtGTTGGACAAACAGCAATACTTGATTGCAACGTTATGTTTGATGATACTCTTTCGGTTGAAATTGAGTGGTTAAAGGATAATAAGTCTATTGCGTATGATATTGAAAATAAGTATATAAAAGGAAATGACAACTCATTATCAATATTGAAAACTGTTGGATCGGATTCGGGTGAATACACTTGTGTTGCACGTACTGATATCGACGAAGGAAAAGCCACAACAACATTGGTCGTTGAAGATGTACCAAATGCACCAATTTTAAAAGAGATAAATTGCAATGGTCTAAAAGCTGAAATAAGTTGGATGCCTCAGGGAGACAACCGTTCACCAATACTGTTTTATTCTATTGAGTACAACACTTCATTTACACCTGAGAAGTGGGATGTTGCAGTAGATAAAGTGCGTTCTTCTTACACCAAGCATACATATTTTATGAATCCATGGGGTGTTTATTCCTTCCGAGTGTTAGCTCATAATAAATTAGGTCAATCACATCCATCTGAAAACAGTGCTACTTGTACTACCCAGCCCGATGTACCTTATAAAAATCCCACAAACGTAAAAGCAGAAGGAACTGATCCAACAAATATGGTAATATCATGGACTCCAATGCCGGAGATTGAGCACAACGGCCCACAACTTCATTATAGAGTATCTTGGAAAAAAGATACAGCCGACTCCGAGTGGGAATCAAAGGATATTTTCGATTGGAAGGAAAACAAAGTTATTGTTAATGACCAACCAATGTTTCAAAAGTATCTTGTGAAAGTGTTGGCCATAAATCAACTTGGTGAATCTAAAATTCCTGCTAAAGAAGTGATTGGCTTTTCTGGTGAGGGTCGACCTTTGTTAGCTCcaagtaattttaaaatgatgaaATTAACAAGTAGTACAGAGGCATTATTAAAATGGGATCCCGTTAGTAGCGAATCACTTCAAGGACACTTTAAGGGTTACAAACTTCAAACTTGGACAGCTGAAGAGGGCGAAGAATCACCTAGAGAAGTTTTAGTTGATAATAACGTCAATGAAGTTCTTTTTAACCAATTGAAACCATATTCAAAGAATTTTGTGCGAATAAGTGCTTACAATTCACTTTTTGATGGTCCAAGTACTGTAATAAGCTTTGACACACCTGAAGGATACCCATCAAATGTTGAGAATTTGGAATCATATGTTTTAAGCTCATCGTCTATACTTCTAACATGGGATGAACCACTGAATAAAAATGGTCGATTAACTGGATACAGGATTTATTATGAAGCGGTTCGAGGCCCTTTTGCAGGTCTTAGGATAGAAGGACATCATATTAGAGATCCAAAATTGACTAgttgtattttgaaaaatttgcgtcCTGGTATAAAATACAGAATATATGTGACTGCAACAACAGCTATGGGAGAGGGACAAGA GTATTTTATTGAAAGCACAACATTAAGACGTGACCGAAAATCTAAGGAGCCATCAGTCCCAGATTTTAAATGGGAGCCTTTGACGAGCATAATGGTAAATTGGCAACCATTTAATGGTCAACCTACAGGCACACACTTCTTTACGCAATATAG AATTAAGGGTGAGACAGAATGGCAAAATACTCACGAAGAAGACGAACAAGATTTTCTAATTGTGGGAGGACTGAGGCGTGATTCTGTTTACGAGTTTCGTGTTGTTTCGGTTGATGGAAAATATCAAACAGCAAgtgaaattaaagaaataaagaCGCTTTAA